The sequence TCGCGCCGCGTCAGCGGCGCCTTGATACACAGAATGACCAAGTCGGCGGTAACACTTGCTTGCTGCGGGTTTCTGGACCAGCGGTCAAGGTGCGCTACGACCGGCGCCACTTGACTCTTGTGGTCCCCAGAAACGCGAAGAAGGCTGATCCAAGATCTAGACCAGCATTCTGACCTGCGGAAACCTTCGGTCGGGCTGACAGGATTTGAACCTGCGACCCCTTGTTACCAACAGCGACGGATTCAGGCTTGTCATCGGTTGTCGTGCACTGCCATTGAGCTGTACAAACGCAGCACATCGTTGATCATCGCTCGTAACTGATTGTGGACCGCGAGCCGGGGTTTTCGGGGGGTAAACGGGGGCCACCGTCACTCGGGGTGCCCGCATGGATGTCTATCGGGCACCATAAGATCTGTCCGGATGACGTGCCCGCGGTCGTCTGCTCACTCCACCGGCGACGCGGCCTCGCCCGGGTCGCCGTGCCACTCTGTAAGAGTCCGTTAACCACGCCCAGCCTGCGGGAGCAAACCGGACCAGTTCGCCAGCCGCCGTTCAAGCACCATGATCTGGCGCCGCCCGGCAAGGATCTCAGCGCCCTTGTCGCGGTCGCTCGTCGGCAACAGCCGCAGCACCACCAGCGCGTTCGTCGCACCGAGATAAGTCAGTCGCAGCACACAATCGATAATCCACGCGGCACAAAGTGCATCGAGCATCACCGATGCCTGGTCGCTAAACCTGGAGGAACCGATCATCCGACTGGAGATCGACGGCGACAACTTCAGGTTGCACCTGACTCCGCACGCGCGCGGCAACTCGCCGCGGCGCTGCTCGCCAACGCTGACGCGATCGAGTCGGCTCGCCCGCTGCATCAGCAGGCGGGCGTCATCTGACCGGGCCGGGGCCGGAAACGACTCTGTCGTTCAGTACGTGGTCGGCGATGGTAAAGACGGCCTCCGGGCAGGCTGCGGCAAGCAGGTCGATGACCTGAGACAACCGCCCCTGCTGAATGGGGGATACAAGGAACGGCCGGGCCTGTACCGGCCCTATCTTGCGAGCCGCTGCGATGGATGCCTGCGCTTGGCGAAATCCGTCCTCGATGCTTCGGATGGCCCGCTCGGCCGCATCAGCGGCTCCCTGCTCGGCGAAGATCTCGGCTAGTTGCTGGAGACATTGTCCCCGCTGGTAAGCAGAGCTGCCGGACCAGGCGAGCGTGTAGGCGCGGTCATCGTGGCCGGCTCGAGCCAGCGCCAGAACGAGGAGTGTTCGCCCTTCGCCCTGACGATTCTGGTCCACAATCAAGTCAACGAGTTCCTCAGCGCGCGCGAAGTTGCTTGCCCGTGCCGCAGCCTCGACCGCCTTGACCAGCGCCTGGTCACGTCCCTCAGCCGCCCTCGATACCTTCGACATAGCAGCGCTGCCGAACACCGGAAAGCCGACCGGCGAGGGAAGCCGAGGTGACGTCGGTTTGCCGATGTTCTCGTTGCGGGTCATCCAAGCCGCTAGCGATTCCGCGCGTTCGTCCTCGCCGAGTACCCACCACCCGGCCATGATCTGTTGAAGCATGGTGTGACGCCGAGGGCCCTGTTCAGTCTTGGCGGCTTCCTCGGTGACGGCCAACGCTTCGATAACCAGGTGTAACTCATCGCGTCCTTCGATGGAGGACGCCAGTTCGATCAGCACTGCCGCGCGGCGGTGCGGCTCCTCGATCAGCCCAGCCGCCTCAACTGCAGTCCCGAAGTCCTCCGCCGAGGCTGCCCCTCGAGCTAGATTCTCGAGTGTCGAACCGCGCCCGCCCCTGTTGTGATCGGCCCGGCAAAGTGACGTGGCCCGCCGACCGGCTATGTGGGCACGCTCGACGTCGCCCAGGGCCGCGAGCGCCGACACCAGCGGCACGAGGAGTTCGAATTCAGCCCGGGAGTCATCGATCGATCGGCTGATCGTCTCGGCTTGTTCCGCCAGGTAAGTCGCGCCTTGCTTGTCACCACGCCGTGCTGCGCGATAGCCCCAACTGGTCAGCGCGGATGCCCGTGTCGCGCGGCCGTTGATCGCGTCGACCAATCTGGCCAGGTCTTTATCCTCGGTCTTCTCGGCTGCCCGGATGACGATCCGGTCGTACGCCCGGTCTCTGTCGTCGGCATCGGCAAGTGAGTCAGCGAGTCGCCTGGCGTAATCAAGGTCGCCGGCCTCGGCAGCGGATCCGATCACCTCGCGCATGGCCGTTGCCTGATCAGACTTGTCTGTGATGGAGCTGATGACCGCCACAGCCCGATCGCGGTCACCCGCCGTGTACCAAGTCGATCCGACAGCAGCGGCAAGCCGCGCCACCACGTAGCCCGGCGTCGTCTCCTTTTTATCCCGGAGCTCGGTCAGTGCCTCGTCGGCGAGACCAGCAAGGCTCGCCAGCTCGGTGCGGTCGGCGATGGCCGTCAGATGTGGAACCATCTTCGTCGGCGTTTCGGCGCGCTGCTGTACTTCCCGCACGTACGTTGCTTCCCGAATTGCGTGGTCCGCGAGTTGCCGGGCTTTATCCGGGCGACCCGACCGATTCAGGCAACTCGCGAGATAGCCGTAGATGAGGGCTTTGTCGCCGCTGTTTGTCAACGCATCGACTTCGGTCACGGCGCTGTCGGCCAGGCGGTCTGCAAGGTCGGATTCGCTACGGCGGACAGCCTCCTCCGCGAGGGCTCCCAGCGTCTGGGCTCGCCAGTAGGGCATCGGGATCTGCGAGACGAGCGCTTCCGCCTCGGCCAGACTTCCGCCCGCGCGGGCAATGCCTGCGGCGACCCCACACAATGCCCGCGATTGCCAGAACGGCGCAGGTGCGCTCCGCGCCACGATCAGTGCCCGATCGCGTTCACCGCCTTCGGCGAGGTAGCGGGCGACTTCGCTGATCGTCTTGCCGGGCTCGTCTTCGGCGATGAAGACGCGATCCGGCATCAGGCCGACGAGCCGCTCAGCGAGGGCGTGGTGTCCGCCCTTCGCTACCTCGGGCGCAAGAAACGAGAGTGCGCCAGCGCGTATTCCGCCATCTTCGGAGATCGACCGGACCAGCGCCTCGGCACGTGTGACGTTACCGACGGCAGCCCACAGACGCGGTAGGCCAAGAGGCATGTGGCTGTTGCGTCTCTCAAGGTCAGCGCGGTGCAGAGCCAGCCGGCACATCGCAACCAGGTCACATTCACCGGTCGCCGACAACGCCCTCTGGGTCAGCGCCAGCTCCTCCATGGCGACGGCGTCGCCGCCGGTGTGGTCCAGCATCCGGTCGTGTCGGCCCGCGTCGGTTACCAGATGCACCATCCGGGCGTGGTCGCCCTGGTCGGAAAGCATCCGGAAGTAGCCGAGCAGCAGATCCGCCGGCGTGTTGGCGGGCCAACCTTGCTCGCGATAACGGTCGGCCCATTCGTGCAGGCGCCCGCGATACTCGCGCAGACGCGACGGCCCGAGAAGTCTCGCCGCTGTGGACAGCAACTCCTCGTGGGCAAGCACGTAGGCATCGCCCACCCGGGTGAACGTGCGCCCGGTAAAGCTGGTCAGGTGGTCTTCGACCAGCCACTCATCCTCACCTGTCAGCTCGGCCAGAGACGAAACGGACAGGCCGCCGGAGGCTGCGGTGACAAGCCCGAGAATGGTCCGTTCGGCGCCGCCCGCGTGCAGAATCCTCTTCAATTCCCGCTCAGCGTCGGCCCGCACCACCTCAGCGTAGGCGGACTTCCTCAGTTCACGTACCCCGCATCGGTTCCGCAACGGATGATCCGACGGCACGTCCGGCGGCAATGGCGGATCCGGCCGACTGGACACGATGATGCGCAATCCGCCTGGCGGGTTCCGGGGAAGAGTCCCGGCGATGCTGTAAGAATCGGGCCCGACCGTGACTCCCCGGTCCTCGTCCAACCCGTCAACCAGCAAGATCATTCGCTCACCCGACCGCTGGCAGGCGGCTTCGGCTGAGCCGAGCATGTCCAGCAGGTGTGCCTCTTGCGTCGTTTCGGTCAGGCCGGCGGGAAGCCCTCGCCGCTCAAGGAGGTCGGCGAGCTGTTCACAGACGCTGTCGAGGAACGCCCTACGGTCGTTCTGCTGGTAATGGCGTGCGGTGACGAAGAAGGAAACGATCCGAACCCCAGCCGGCGGGTGCAGCACGAACCACGACATCAGAGCGGACTTGCCTGCCCACGCCGGTGCACGCCACCACACGTAGCGGTAGTCGGGGTCACCGGTGCAGAAGGCCGCCAGCTCGGCTAGTTCCGCGTCGCGGTCCTTCAAGCCCGGCGGGGCGATCCGGCGCACCTGTTCCAGATAGGCGGAACGGACAACCGGCGGGACGTAACCGAACAGGTTGTACTGCGTATTGTTCGCGCCGACCTGCACGCCGCGGGCGTGACTCGCGTCCAACCCGATAGTCGCGTCGTCCCTCTGTTCAGGCGTCAAGTCCATGGTGGTCTTCGAGGTGGTCGACGAGTCGGCCGGCTCAGCTGAACGTATTGGTCTGAGTGTTGTGGTCGCCCACTTGGACACCCTTGGCGTTGTCCGCTGACACTCGATATCTCGAAGCCCTCGCCTCGTCCGACTCGGCCAAGCGCAGCAACCGGCGCGCGGTGCTGATCACCTGCTCGTCAGCGTCCGCACCGGACTCCGCCAGATCGTCACCGACGATCGTCTGCCATTGATCAGGCTCAGTCTCCGCTGCTTCGAGTGCTTCTTGCGCCCGGGCCCGGCCGTTCAGGCGCCGTCGCAGCTGGCTCTTCAGTTCGATGTAGGCATCCGAGATCGCGGATTTCGCCACGTCCGTTGAACCCGCCGCCGCACCGGCAGCGAGCGCTGCGATAATCACATCTACGCCCGTCACGATGCTCACTCTATGGCGGCGACGCCACGCAGACATCCCACCCACGGCCGAACTCCGGTTCTACTGCCGTTGTCGTGGGTGAGTTCCGACTCCCGATTGCAGCGCACGCCGTGTCCCGTCTAGGTTCCTGAGCTGCTAAGACACGGGAACTGAAGATCGGAAATACGGCGTGCTGGGTGTCAGGGTAATCCACCGGATGCTGGGCTTGGAGCGAACCGTCGTTGAGGCGGCCGAGATAGCTGCGGACGAGGCAGGCGAGTATCTGGCCGTGGCGGTCAGGCCGCGCAAGAAGGCCGCCCGCCGGTGCGGGCGGTGTCAGACCCGGGCACCCTGGTACAACAACGGCGGCGGCCGCCGATGGTGGCGGGGACTGGACCTGGGGACACTGCGGGTCTGGTTGCACTCTGATGCGCCGCGGGTGAACTGCCCGGTCCACGGCCCGACCGTGGCCGCGATGCCTCGGGCCCGCCACGGCTCCCGGTTCACCACCGCCTTCGAGGACACCACCGCGTGGCTGGCCGCCCACGCCAGCGCGTCCGCGGTCGCCGAACTGCTGCGCACGACCTGGCGGGCGGTCTCCGGGATCATCACCCGCGTCGTCGCCGACCGTGCCGGGGCTCTCGACCGGCTCGCCGGGCTGACCCGGATCGGGATCGACGAGATCGCCTACCGTAAGGGTCACCGCTACCTCGTGGTCGTCGTCGACCACGACAGCGGCCGGATCGTCTGGTCCGGTGAGGGCCGCCGCAAGCAGACCGTCGAGGCGTTCTTCGCCGCGCTGGGACCGCAGCGGGCCGCCGCGCTCACCCACGTGTCCGCCGACGGCGCCGACTGGATCGGCGATGTGGTCGCCGAGTGTGCCCCGCAAGCGGTCCGCTGTCTGGACGCGTTCCATGCCGTCGGCTGGGTCACCGACGCCCTCGACGAGGTCCGCCGACACGTGTGGAATCAGCTACGCGGCGGCAAAGGCCGGAGCACGACCGAGTCGAAAGCGTTCAAGGGCGCCCGCTGGGCGCTGTGGAAGAACCCCGACCGGCTCAACCCGCAGCAGAAGGCCACACTCGCCTCGATCCAGGCCACCAACCGGCCGCTCTATCGGGCCTACCTGCTCAAGGAACAGTTCCGCGAACTCATCCAGATCAAGGGAGACGACGGCAGACTGCTGCTCGCCGCGTGGCTGCGCTGGGCCGGCCGGTCGAAGATCCCCGCCATTGTCAAGGTGGCCAAGAAGATCCGCCGGCACCCCGCCGAACTGCACAACACCCTCGACAGCGGACCGTCCAACGTCCAACGCCCGCGTCGAAGCCACCGACACCCACCTCCGCGTCCTGACCCGACGCGCCTACGGCTACGCCAGCCCGAACGCGCTCATCGCCATCGCCGACCTCACCCGCGGCGGCCTCTGCCCACCCCTGCCCGGCCGCTGACCACTCACCGTCACCCACGAAAACAGCAGGAGAGCCCGAAATGGCTGGCCCAGCACGCGCAGCTGAGGCGGTTCGCGGCATGACAACCGAGCCGCCTGCCTGTCCCCGCATACACCGGTCGTGTCCTCTCTCGGTACTCCGGTAGGGGCAGGCAGGTAGCATCCTCGTCTGCGGTGCCCGGGACCGTCACCGCAGACACCAGCCTGCACCCCGTCCGTGGCCTCTTGCCAGCCAACAGGCAACCTCCCGGAGATTCCATGCGGTTCACCCAGATCGACAACGCACGCGCCACCCTGCCCACGACCCCAAGGCAGGCGTATCTGGTGAAAGACGGATGGAACGACTACGGCTACGTCACGATGTTCCAACTGATCGTCGTCGACGACGCCGGCGTCCGCCACGACCTGGGCTCAATCAAAATCGGCGGCTTCGACGTCCCACGCGGCTGGTCAGCTTCTCCCGACCTGCCACCTCAGTTCGAAAACCTCGACGATCGATACTTCTCCCTCGGGCAGGACGACACCCACTACGTAAAGCTGGCCGAACTCGGCACGTCCATCCGCGTCGAAGTACTCACGGCGCTACGGGATCTGGCCTACCACCCGGAACTGTTGCACCGCGCCGAAGACCTTCACGTCACCACCACCTCCCTGCTACGAGGTCTCCCCATCGGTGTTGTGGAGAACCAGTACCGGCGCATCGCCAACGGCGGGGCGCGAGTGACGCCCTACAAGTTCGAATACCAGCCACCCAACGGCCCCGCCGACACAGGCCCGCTGTGGGGCCAGCGGCTGGAGTTCACCGTCACCCCCGACAAACAGCCTCCGACCAACATCCACGTGCTCATCGGCCGCAACGCCGTAGGCAAGTCACACCTTCTCCGAAGCCTCGTCCGCGCTGTCGCCGACCGGCGGGCCAACACGGTATCCGTCGGGCAGATCTTCGAACAAGGTGCCCAGTCGGGGCACACCTTCAACGAAGTTGTTGCCGTCTCGTTCAGCCCCTTCGACGAGTTCGTGTCCATCCCCAACGCAGATCAGACGGTGCCGTACTCCCACATCGGCCCCCGAGAGCCAAACGGCGACGCCTTCACGACGACGATGAGCCCCAGACAACTCGCTCACGAGTTCTCCGGCATCCTGTCGAAGTGCCTGCGCGGGCCCGGCGAAGAACGCTGGCGTAAAGCAGTGAACACGCTGCGATACTCCGGCTCCGGATTCCTCGAAGACGACTCCTGGATTCGTGAGATCACCAGCGCATCCAGCGAGAAACGCCTCGAAATGGCCAAAGACCTGTTCACGAACCTGAGTTCCGGCCACGCAATCGTCCTGTTCACCATTACCCGCCTCGTAGACCTCGTCCACGAACGAACCCTTGTCGTCCTGGATGAGCCGGAATCCCACCTACACCCACCACTGCTCGCCGCGTTCGTCCGGGCTCTATCCGACCTTCTCCTGGACCGCAACGGCGTCGCCATCGTCGCCACCCACTCCCCGGTCGTGCTACAAGAGGTACCAGCGTCCTGCGTGACCCTGATCCAACGCCACCGCACCATCGCCGTCGCGCAACGACCCACGCTGGAAACCCTCGGCGAGAACGTCGGAACACTGACGCACGAAGTCTTCTCCCTGGAAGTGACGGACTCCGGCTACCACCGGATGATTCGCGCCGCCGTCCGCGACAACATGTCGTACCCCGCACTACTGGAACACTTCGGCGGCCAACTGGGCACCGAAGCGAAAGCCATCGCGCGAACACTCATCGCCATCCGCGACAGCGGCGGAGCACTATGATGTGGCCGCTCCCGCGACCCCCATACAAGGCCTACGACTTCTACCAAGCCTCCGTCCTCAGCACCCGGTCGAAAGAGGTCTCCGACCGGCTCCTGGGGCTCAGCAACAACATCCTCCAAGCCGCCGAACGTTACAAACCCGCAGCCAGCAACGGCGCACTGCACCAACTGAAAGACCTCGCCGGGCAGCCGTCCGACGCGGCAGGCAAGTCAGCACTCCTATGGGCCTACGAACAAGGCATCGTAAGAAACAAGAAGGGCCGACTGCTGTACGACTTCCTGCTCGCTCAGGCCCCGTACGGACGCTGCCCGTTCTGCTGGCACCGAAACGTCCACACCATCGACCATCAGCTACCGAAATCGTCGTACCCGCTGCTCAGCATCATTCCCGACAACCTCGTTCCCGCCTGTACCAACTGCAACCACCGCAAAAACGACACCGTAGCGGCCAGCACCCAAACCCAAATCCTGCACCCATACTTCGAACACGCCGACCACGGCCGCTGGCTGTTCGCACGTGTGGCATACCTCGAACCCGTCACCGTGCTCTTCTCCGCTGACCCCGACCCGACATTCAGCGAAACCATGCAGACCCGGATCCGGCACCAGTTCACCCAGTTCAGACTCGCGTCGCTGTACGGCCAGCAGGCGGCAAGCCAGATAGCCGGCGAACGCCACCGGATAGACCAGCTACGACAACAAGCAGGCCCCACTGTCCTGTCCGCGCACCTGCGCGACGCAGCGGACAGCTGGGCGAAGCAATCCGTCAACTGCTGGCAGCGAGCCATGTACGAGGCCCTGGCAACACACTCCGGCTTCCTCGAGAGCGGAACCTGACGGCGCACGGCCGTCATCAGCTCACGGTAGCGGACGATCACGGCGTGACAATGACCGTGCCGGTCGACGACGCCCAGCAGCTCGCCCTGGTGGCGATCTGGATTTCCTGGTCCACGATGGCCACTGGCCTACGTTCCACGAACTCGATCAACGGCTTAACCGAGAGCACGAGTTCGACGCGGCAGTGTTGCTTCCGCAGTTGCGTCGGGCCTGCTCTACGGCGTCAAGCACGGCAACAACGCGCCTATCGGTACGGAAACCCGGGTCGGGCTGACGGTCGCGGGCGCCGCGGCGACCGGCCGAGCGCAGCGCGAATTGGGGGCTGTTCCTCGATATCGTGCGCCACGCGGTCGAACTCGAACGCGATTTCGACCCGCCGGTCGATGAACCTCATCTCCGGCCAGTCCTGACCTCCACCCAAGCAGCAGACTTTCTCGGCCTGACCTCAGCGCAGGACCAAGAGGTGCCGAATCGGGTCGGCGCGTTCCTTGTAGAGCGGCAGTGGGGATCCACCGGATTCAGCGGTGTCGGCTCCGCCTCCTGGCAGGCCTCGATTAGCCGAGAGGTCCGCCGATTCCAGCGAGTCGAAAATCTGGACAGGTAATGGGAGCTGCGCCCGAAGTTCTGGGAACCCGAGCCCCGGTCGACGGACCCCAACCCGAACCAGGCAACACCGAGACCCGGTGCCGCGCCCTCCCCGGTTGTCAACTCGGCCGCCTCGACAGGCCGCGCTTCACGAGCCGACGACGCCGACGGATCCGGGGGAACAGGGAGCTTCGTTGACGTGCTGGTGATCGCGGCACTGCTCGATGAGCTCGAGGCGGCAAGCGACGCTGCGCTGGCCACTAATGCATCGCTTCGCTTGTGAAAAAGTTTTCGGGGGATGCATCAAATCTCAATAGATAGACGCCGACGCCCTGACCGGCATATTCCCCGGTCAGGGCGTCGCATGGTCGGGCTGACAGGATTTGAACCTGCGACCCCTTGACCCCCAGGCCGTTGGAGTCGACGCTTGCGCACGTCAAGCGCGATGTACGTCGTTCATACGGGTGTCGAGTGTGGAGGTCCGTGCGCTGCCGTGCATAACGTGTGGTCCCCAGATGGTCCCCGGCGGTTCCGAGAGGGCCACCAAGTGCAAGCCGAAGGTGGCCGCAGGCACCGATCGCAGCCAAACCTCAACGCTCGGGTGACTAAAGTCCCCCGCCAGCAGCAGCGAAAGCAGACCGCGCAACGGGCCTTGCCCTACGATC is a genomic window of Actinoplanes teichomyceticus ATCC 31121 containing:
- a CDS encoding RIP homotypic interaction motif-containing protein translates to MTGVDVIIAALAAGAAAGSTDVAKSAISDAYIELKSQLRRRLNGRARAQEALEAAETEPDQWQTIVGDDLAESGADADEQVISTARRLLRLAESDEARASRYRVSADNAKGVQVGDHNTQTNTFS
- a CDS encoding AAA family ATPase → MRFTQIDNARATLPTTPRQAYLVKDGWNDYGYVTMFQLIVVDDAGVRHDLGSIKIGGFDVPRGWSASPDLPPQFENLDDRYFSLGQDDTHYVKLAELGTSIRVEVLTALRDLAYHPELLHRAEDLHVTTTSLLRGLPIGVVENQYRRIANGGARVTPYKFEYQPPNGPADTGPLWGQRLEFTVTPDKQPPTNIHVLIGRNAVGKSHLLRSLVRAVADRRANTVSVGQIFEQGAQSGHTFNEVVAVSFSPFDEFVSIPNADQTVPYSHIGPREPNGDAFTTTMSPRQLAHEFSGILSKCLRGPGEERWRKAVNTLRYSGSGFLEDDSWIREITSASSEKRLEMAKDLFTNLSSGHAIVLFTITRLVDLVHERTLVVLDEPESHLHPPLLAAFVRALSDLLLDRNGVAIVATHSPVVLQEVPASCVTLIQRHRTIAVAQRPTLETLGENVGTLTHEVFSLEVTDSGYHRMIRAAVRDNMSYPALLEHFGGQLGTEAKAIARTLIAIRDSGGAL
- a CDS encoding HNH endonuclease, giving the protein MMWPLPRPPYKAYDFYQASVLSTRSKEVSDRLLGLSNNILQAAERYKPAASNGALHQLKDLAGQPSDAAGKSALLWAYEQGIVRNKKGRLLYDFLLAQAPYGRCPFCWHRNVHTIDHQLPKSSYPLLSIIPDNLVPACTNCNHRKNDTVAASTQTQILHPYFEHADHGRWLFARVAYLEPVTVLFSADPDPTFSETMQTRIRHQFTQFRLASLYGQQAASQIAGERHRIDQLRQQAGPTVLSAHLRDAADSWAKQSVNCWQRAMYEALATHSGFLESGT